A single window of Flagellimonas maritima DNA harbors:
- a CDS encoding response regulator transcription factor translates to MKKIDCIYIVDDDPITVFGIKKMLKSIVICKDINTFKNGKLALDDLKKRIDKGSILPEVIFLDINMPIMDGWEFLEEFVSLKLEEKIIINVITSSIDPLDYQKWNSYRLKCLHYISYKNKPLYKIDGTDLERINLAS, encoded by the coding sequence ATGAAGAAGATTGATTGTATATATATAGTTGATGACGATCCCATTACCGTCTTCGGTATTAAAAAAATGCTGAAGTCTATAGTGATATGTAAGGATATCAATACATTCAAAAATGGAAAGCTTGCCTTGGACGATTTAAAAAAGCGTATTGATAAAGGTAGCATTTTACCTGAGGTCATCTTTCTTGACATTAATATGCCCATTATGGATGGATGGGAGTTTTTGGAGGAATTTGTATCATTAAAACTTGAAGAAAAAATTATTATAAATGTTATTACTTCTTCAATAGACCCTCTAGATTATCAAAAATGGAACAGCTATAGACTGAAATGTCTACATTACATAAGCTATAAAAATAAACCGCTCTATAAAATAGATGGAACTGATTTGGAGAGGATAAATCTAGCTTCGTAA
- a CDS encoding D-alanine--D-alanine ligase, with translation MKKNIAIIMGGYSSERDISIKSGTVVHQYLDKEIFNPYRVLISRDKWVCLDDDDRELLIDKSDFSVYISEKKINFDCVFNAIHGSPGEDGLMQAYFELLRIPQTACEHYEAALTFNKRDLLSTLKPYGIHCAESYYINSGDIVSEEKIISKVGLPCFVKANRAGSSYGISKVYRKENLKTAIAKAFSEDSEVIIESFLDGTEVSVGVITYKGVVTVLPITEIVTENDFFDYEAKYEGKSTEITPARITKTQLENVTKWAKYIYTTLGLKGYTRSEFIFIKDIPYLLEVNTTPGLTEESILPQQAKKAGISLKALFGSAIEEAMR, from the coding sequence ATGAAAAAAAATATCGCCATCATTATGGGTGGTTATTCAAGCGAACGAGATATTTCTATAAAGAGCGGTACTGTGGTACATCAGTATTTGGATAAAGAAATATTTAATCCTTACCGTGTTTTGATCTCAAGAGATAAATGGGTCTGCTTGGATGACGATGATAGAGAGCTTCTTATTGATAAATCAGATTTCAGTGTTTATATCTCTGAAAAAAAAATAAATTTTGATTGTGTTTTCAACGCTATTCATGGATCACCTGGGGAAGATGGTCTTATGCAGGCTTATTTTGAACTCCTGCGGATTCCACAAACAGCATGTGAACATTATGAAGCAGCATTAACCTTTAATAAAAGAGATTTGTTGAGCACGTTGAAACCTTATGGTATCCATTGTGCGGAATCTTATTATATTAATTCCGGCGATATTGTTTCCGAAGAAAAAATAATAAGTAAAGTAGGACTTCCATGTTTTGTTAAGGCAAATAGGGCTGGGAGCAGTTACGGTATTTCCAAGGTTTATAGGAAAGAGAATCTAAAAACGGCCATTGCAAAAGCATTCTCTGAAGATAGCGAAGTTATTATAGAATCTTTTTTGGATGGCACGGAAGTATCTGTTGGAGTAATTACTTACAAGGGTGTAGTGACCGTATTGCCGATTACAGAAATTGTCACCGAAAATGATTTTTTCGATTACGAAGCAAAGTACGAAGGAAAATCCACTGAAATTACACCCGCCCGTATTACCAAAACCCAGCTTGAAAATGTGACAAAATGGGCAAAATACATCTACACAACTCTTGGATTAAAGGGCTACACTAGGAGCGAATTTATATTTATCAAAGATATTCCTTATCTGTTAGAGGTAAATACAACTCCTGGGCTAACGGAAGAAAGTATTTTGCCACAACAGGCAAAGAAAGCGGGAATTTCTTTGAAAGCTTTGTTTGGCAGTGCCATTGAGGAAGCCATGCGCTAG
- a CDS encoding PAS domain-containing protein produces the protein MKTIEKIHSNYLLKQLPKATAVVDTNYILIDFSDSWLSIFGKNSRHTAKNKIFDFFDGHESQCGKPLKKCFLENGTQTIRHKMIKGQSEEWYESSLTPWFDEKENIIGTIIQTENISDIVEKEVELERITTLLKAKSEVAKVGSWEYTIGSERLSWCEVTKEIHEVAADFEPFVNEGIDFYKHGYSRNKISMLFHKALEDGTPFNERLVIITAKGNERWIAAGGKAMWKNGKIVKVFGTFQDIHDQVLAETKTKESEQLLTTLIDNLPINVFIKDKDSKKILVNKAESDYLGLSKSKLIGKTDFDLYDKKTAQISRDEDLEVMRTLKPILKKETIGIKKDGTVTNFLTSKIPLLNLQGNAYGLIGMSMDITNIKKKEDKLRDLINVTAIQNKKLVNFAHIVSHNLRSHSANFSMLLDFLNEEHNEKEKERILKMLSNASDNLLGTLEDLNEVVDINTNVNIDKKSLNLNNSIVKVQHGLSAFFKKNKVKFINKVPKDINVLCVPAYLESIILNLINNAVKYKDPNRNPNIKLSAKKQGGHIILTVTDNGLGIDLKKHGEKIFGMYKTFHNNKDAKGLGLYIIKNQIEAMNGRITVNSKLGTGSTFSVYFNEED, from the coding sequence TTGAAAACAATTGAAAAAATTCATAGTAATTATCTTCTTAAACAGCTTCCCAAAGCAACTGCGGTAGTAGATACAAACTATATTTTAATTGATTTTTCCGATTCTTGGCTTTCAATTTTTGGCAAGAATTCAAGGCATACAGCTAAAAATAAGATTTTTGATTTTTTCGATGGACATGAGAGTCAGTGCGGTAAACCTCTTAAAAAATGTTTTTTAGAGAATGGAACTCAAACCATACGGCACAAAATGATCAAAGGTCAGTCTGAAGAATGGTATGAAAGTTCTTTAACTCCTTGGTTTGATGAAAAAGAGAATATTATAGGAACTATCATCCAGACCGAGAATATAAGTGATATTGTTGAAAAAGAAGTTGAGTTGGAGAGAATTACCACGCTATTAAAAGCAAAATCCGAAGTCGCGAAAGTAGGAAGCTGGGAATATACCATTGGTTCCGAAAGACTTTCATGGTGCGAGGTAACAAAGGAAATTCATGAAGTAGCTGCTGATTTTGAACCTTTTGTTAATGAGGGTATAGACTTTTACAAACATGGTTATAGTAGGAATAAAATATCTATGCTTTTTCATAAGGCACTTGAGGATGGAACACCTTTTAATGAACGTTTGGTGATCATAACTGCCAAGGGCAACGAAAGGTGGATTGCTGCTGGTGGAAAAGCTATGTGGAAAAACGGAAAGATTGTGAAGGTTTTTGGAACTTTTCAAGATATACATGACCAAGTATTGGCAGAAACGAAAACCAAAGAAAGTGAACAACTTTTAACCACATTGATTGACAATCTTCCCATAAACGTTTTTATAAAAGATAAGGACTCTAAAAAAATATTAGTCAATAAAGCAGAAAGTGATTATCTGGGCTTAAGTAAAAGTAAACTTATTGGAAAAACCGATTTTGACCTCTACGATAAAAAAACGGCACAAATATCAAGAGATGAAGATTTAGAGGTAATGAGAACCCTAAAACCGATCTTGAAAAAAGAAACCATTGGGATAAAGAAAGATGGTACCGTAACTAACTTTTTGACCTCTAAAATCCCACTTTTAAATTTGCAGGGCAATGCCTACGGACTCATAGGCATGAGTATGGATATAACAAATATTAAAAAGAAAGAGGATAAGTTACGGGATTTGATAAATGTAACGGCCATACAAAATAAAAAGCTTGTCAATTTTGCACATATTGTTTCTCATAATCTAAGATCGCATTCGGCCAATTTTTCAATGTTACTTGATTTTCTTAACGAAGAGCACAATGAAAAAGAGAAAGAACGTATCTTAAAAATGCTGTCAAATGCTTCAGACAATCTCTTGGGAACACTTGAAGACCTAAATGAGGTAGTGGATATCAATACAAATGTCAACATAGACAAAAAATCCTTGAATCTTAACAACAGTATCGTAAAGGTGCAACACGGCCTATCTGCCTTTTTCAAAAAGAATAAAGTAAAATTCATCAACAAGGTACCAAAAGACATCAATGTACTTTGTGTACCTGCCTACCTAGAAAGCATTATTCTAAACCTGATCAACAATGCTGTAAAATATAAAGACCCAAATAGGAATCCCAACATAAAGCTAAGTGCAAAAAAACAAGGTGGACATATAATTTTAACCGTTACCGATAATGGGCTTGGCATCGATCTAAAGAAACATGGGGAGAAAATTTTTGGTATGTATAAAACCTTTCATAACAATAAAGATGCAAAAGGCTTGGGGCTTTATATTATAAAAAACCAAATTGAGGCCATGAACGGAAGAATAACGGTAAATAGCAAATTAGGAACGGGGAGCACCTTTAGTGTTTATTTCAATGAAGAAGATTGA
- a CDS encoding uracil-DNA glycosylase family protein: MKQKLFKHFHPYSPFLFPETTKLIVGTLPPPRFTTKELKEGDVDFCYGSRDGQLWPILNKIFELNLNFETTSEAVVERKKFLRNRNIGICDIVESAEREKVDASDLGMQNIQLRNILKCLQEYPKIHTLLFTGGNSKNGPEYFFRRQLKENGLYLEVISNIVPRIHQFNFSDFSEIRSQGNLPRIIKTVSLTAPSGAANRAIGSLESYKTLKQSNPNFTTFDFRVLQYERFF; the protein is encoded by the coding sequence TTGAAACAAAAACTTTTTAAACATTTTCACCCCTATAGTCCTTTTCTCTTTCCCGAGACAACTAAGCTTATTGTAGGAACGTTGCCCCCTCCAAGATTTACAACAAAAGAGTTAAAAGAAGGTGATGTTGATTTTTGTTATGGTAGCAGGGACGGCCAATTGTGGCCCATTTTAAACAAAATTTTTGAATTGAACTTAAACTTTGAAACCACAAGTGAAGCAGTAGTAGAACGAAAAAAGTTTTTACGGAACCGTAATATCGGTATTTGCGATATTGTTGAATCTGCCGAAAGAGAAAAAGTCGACGCTTCAGATTTGGGAATGCAAAATATTCAGCTTCGCAATATTTTGAAGTGCCTGCAGGAATACCCGAAAATACATACACTTTTATTTACAGGCGGGAACAGTAAAAATGGCCCAGAATATTTTTTTAGGAGACAGTTAAAAGAAAATGGATTGTACTTGGAGGTTATATCAAACATAGTTCCTAGAATACATCAATTCAATTTTTCCGATTTTTCTGAAATACGATCTCAAGGTAATTTACCAAGAATCATTAAGACTGTATCGTTGACGGCTCCTTCGGGTGCGGCAAACAGGGCTATTGGCAGCTTGGAATCTTATAAAACACTAAAACAAAGCAATCCTAATTTTACCACTTTCGATTTTAGGGTATTGCAATACGAAAGATTTTTTTAG
- the coaD gene encoding pantetheine-phosphate adenylyltransferase, with the protein MRRAVFPGSFDPLTLGHYDIILRGITLFDELLIAIGINAEKNYMFSLEQRTKFIEEAFREQPKVKVVTYEGLTVDFCKKVGADFILRGLRNPGDFEFEKAIAHTNRKLSEIETVFLLTSSGKSYISSSIVRDVIRNGGDYTGLVPKTVIVNPELPN; encoded by the coding sequence ATGAGGCGTGCCGTTTTCCCTGGTTCATTTGACCCACTTACTTTGGGACATTATGATATTATTTTGAGAGGAATTACGTTATTCGATGAACTGCTTATCGCAATTGGAATAAACGCCGAGAAAAACTATATGTTTTCTCTTGAGCAACGGACCAAATTCATTGAGGAAGCGTTCAGGGAACAGCCTAAGGTAAAAGTTGTAACCTATGAAGGTCTCACTGTTGACTTTTGTAAAAAAGTGGGTGCTGATTTTATTCTACGTGGGCTTAGAAATCCCGGTGATTTTGAGTTTGAGAAAGCTATTGCACATACCAATAGAAAACTTTCAGAAATAGAAACAGTTTTTTTACTGACATCTTCGGGCAAGTCATATATCAGTTCTTCTATTGTTAGGGATGTTATAAGGAATGGGGGGGATTATACAGGTCTTGTGCCAAAAACGGTTATTGTAAATCCGGAATTGCCCAATTAA
- a CDS encoding PASTA domain-containing protein: MKHFLSFLKSKVFLIQLGLALVAVVLICFLALKWLKGSTNHGEFVEVPDFSKMSVMEMRKAVEEEGLRFQVLDSSNYNPEYPRFSILEQDPPAGNKVKSNRKIYFTVNPSGYKQVTVPDIIQVTQRNATSMLRAVGLDVQRVTYIDELGKDMVYRMKYKGKYLKPGDKLPKTSKIELICGNGTIPGSARVQADSN; the protein is encoded by the coding sequence ATGAAACATTTTTTGAGCTTTTTAAAGAGTAAAGTTTTTTTGATTCAATTGGGTTTGGCTTTGGTTGCAGTTGTGCTAATATGTTTTTTGGCACTAAAATGGCTCAAAGGTTCTACTAATCATGGTGAATTTGTTGAGGTTCCTGATTTTTCAAAAATGTCCGTTATGGAAATGAGAAAAGCCGTTGAGGAAGAAGGATTACGATTCCAAGTTTTGGATTCTTCAAACTATAATCCGGAGTACCCCAGATTTTCCATACTGGAACAAGATCCACCTGCCGGTAATAAGGTAAAGTCCAACAGAAAAATTTATTTTACGGTAAATCCATCGGGCTATAAACAAGTTACGGTGCCAGATATCATTCAAGTGACCCAAAGGAATGCGACCTCTATGCTTAGAGCCGTAGGATTGGACGTACAGCGCGTTACATACATAGATGAATTGGGAAAAGATATGGTCTATCGAATGAAATATAAAGGAAAATACCTAAAGCCAGGAGACAAGCTTCCAAAAACCTCTAAAATAGAATTGATCTGTGGTAATGGGACTATTCCCGGCAGTGCAAGAGTACAGGCAGATTCCAACTGA
- a CDS encoding M14 family metallopeptidase, translating into MKYFFILISFIFCISCETKVEGKEASYLTIYEASETKETATYEETISFYIQLAKDFPEINIQTIGETDSGYPLHVVTFNPEGDFNFENLREDKIIVLINNGIHPGESDGIDATMLLYRDLAIGNLPLPSKTVLVTIPIYNIGGALKRNSTTRANQNGPLEYGFRGNAQNYDLNRDFIKMDTKNAETFTKIFHLVKPDIFIDNHVSNGADYQYILTHLFTQHNKLGGKLGTYLREDFMPKIESSLKEKNWDITPYINVFNRPPEMGFSQFMDYPRYSTGYTTLWNTLGLMVETHMLKTYEQRVKGTYQLMHSVISVAEADHDNIKSIRKEAMDDNRQLLEYHLNWELDTTRTSTLDFKGFEAELMISDVTDLPRIKYNHDKPFTKKTDYYDYYNPADTVKVPAAYIIRKGWHRIMERLRANNIQYFDIEEDTVLNVESYKILNYNTRKTPYEGHYFHFDTEVEKNIKNVQFNSGDLVVPTDQPGIRYILETLEPQAPDSFFNWNFFDTVLQRKEDFSPYVFEEIALELLKKDSTLRSTFLMKKELDNEFSEDWYAQLDWIYERSENLEESYMSYPVYRIIKNSESSKILTRD; encoded by the coding sequence TTGAAATACTTCTTTATACTGATATCGTTCATATTTTGCATCTCTTGCGAAACTAAAGTAGAGGGTAAAGAAGCATCGTATCTCACAATATACGAAGCCTCCGAAACAAAGGAAACCGCCACTTACGAGGAAACTATTTCTTTCTATATTCAACTTGCAAAGGATTTTCCGGAAATCAATATCCAGACCATTGGAGAAACTGATAGCGGCTATCCGCTTCATGTGGTCACCTTCAATCCAGAAGGGGATTTCAATTTTGAAAATTTAAGAGAAGATAAAATAATAGTTCTCATAAACAATGGCATACATCCTGGGGAAAGTGACGGCATCGATGCAACCATGCTCCTTTATAGGGATTTAGCAATTGGGAACCTTCCACTTCCAAGCAAAACGGTTTTGGTCACGATTCCCATATATAATATTGGGGGAGCTTTGAAAAGAAATTCTACAACAAGGGCCAATCAGAATGGTCCTTTGGAATATGGTTTTAGGGGTAATGCCCAAAATTATGACCTAAATCGGGATTTTATTAAAATGGATACTAAAAACGCAGAAACTTTTACAAAAATTTTCCATTTAGTAAAACCGGATATATTTATAGATAACCATGTAAGTAATGGTGCCGATTATCAATATATATTGACACATTTATTTACACAACATAACAAATTGGGTGGAAAACTTGGCACATACCTACGTGAGGATTTTATGCCAAAAATAGAAAGCTCACTGAAAGAAAAAAATTGGGACATCACTCCCTATATCAATGTTTTTAACAGACCGCCAGAGATGGGATTCAGCCAATTCATGGACTATCCGCGGTACTCTACAGGCTACACTACACTTTGGAACACACTTGGTTTGATGGTAGAGACACATATGTTAAAAACCTATGAACAAAGGGTAAAAGGCACCTATCAATTAATGCACAGCGTAATATCCGTTGCAGAAGCAGATCATGACAATATAAAATCCATACGAAAAGAGGCTATGGATGACAACCGCCAACTTTTAGAATACCACTTAAACTGGGAGTTGGATACAACAAGGACTTCGACCCTTGATTTTAAAGGATTTGAAGCTGAACTTATGATAAGTGATGTAACAGATTTACCTAGGATAAAGTACAATCATGATAAGCCCTTTACAAAAAAAACTGATTACTACGATTATTATAATCCAGCCGATACGGTTAAAGTTCCAGCGGCCTACATAATAAGAAAAGGATGGCATCGTATTATGGAAAGACTACGGGCAAACAACATTCAATATTTTGATATTGAAGAAGATACGGTCCTCAATGTCGAATCGTACAAAATACTTAACTACAATACAAGAAAAACACCCTATGAAGGTCACTATTTCCATTTTGATACCGAAGTGGAAAAAAATATCAAAAATGTTCAATTTAATTCGGGTGATTTGGTGGTTCCAACAGACCAGCCCGGAATAAGGTATATTCTGGAAACACTTGAACCACAGGCTCCCGATTCTTTTTTTAATTGGAATTTTTTTGATACGGTCCTACAACGAAAAGAAGACTTCTCCCCTTACGTTTTTGAGGAGATAGCACTGGAACTCCTAAAAAAGGACTCAACTCTGCGCAGTACTTTTTTGATGAAAAAAGAGTTGGATAATGAATTTTCAGAAGATTGGTATGCACAATTGGATTGGATTTATGAGCGATCGGAAAATTTGGAAGAATCCTATATGTCATATCCCGTATACCGTATTATAAAAAATAGTGAAAGTTCCAAGATTCTAACCAGGGATTAA
- the yaaA gene encoding peroxide stress protein YaaA → MKIVISPAKSLDFETALPTSKFTQPQFLEKSKKLNAILVKKKPKALSELMSISDNLAQLNWERNQQFSIPFTKENARPAIYAFNGDVYQGLDAYTISEEKLENLQNTLRILSGLYGFLRPLDLMQPYRLEMGTQLKVARKKNLYEFWKDQLTEHLNNEMEDGELFINLASNEYFGAIDEKKLKVPVITPIFKDWKNDKLKVISFFAKKARGSMVRYVLDKNAKTLNDIKGFDYDGYTFSQEHTLKENQPVFVR, encoded by the coding sequence ATGAAAATTGTTATCTCACCCGCAAAGTCTCTTGATTTTGAAACGGCGTTGCCCACATCCAAATTCACGCAACCGCAGTTTTTGGAAAAATCAAAAAAGCTAAATGCAATTTTGGTAAAGAAAAAACCAAAGGCTTTATCAGAATTAATGTCTATTTCTGATAATCTGGCACAATTGAATTGGGAAAGAAATCAACAATTTTCAATTCCCTTTACAAAAGAAAATGCAAGACCTGCCATATACGCTTTTAACGGTGATGTATACCAAGGACTTGATGCATACACGATTTCAGAAGAAAAATTGGAAAACCTTCAAAATACACTCCGTATACTGTCAGGACTTTATGGTTTTTTAAGACCTTTGGATTTAATGCAACCATATCGATTGGAAATGGGAACCCAATTAAAAGTTGCCCGCAAAAAGAACCTTTATGAATTCTGGAAAGACCAATTGACCGAACACCTGAACAACGAAATGGAAGATGGAGAGCTGTTCATAAATTTGGCAAGCAATGAATATTTTGGAGCTATAGATGAAAAGAAACTTAAAGTTCCTGTAATTACCCCAATTTTTAAGGACTGGAAAAACGATAAACTCAAAGTAATCAGTTTCTTTGCCAAGAAAGCCAGGGGCTCAATGGTCCGCTATGTTTTGGACAAAAACGCAAAAACGCTCAACGATATAAAAGGGTTTGACTACGATGGCTATACCTTCAGTCAAGAACATACTTTAAAAGAGAATCAACCTGTTTTTGTAAGATAA
- a CDS encoding RluA family pseudouridine synthase has product MDITENAELSQDELFEHHRFTASKGQEPLRVDKFLMNFIENATRNKIQQAAKQGHIWVNNTIVKQNYKVKAGDDVKVMFEHPPYEFLLTPEDIPLDIVYEDETLLVVNKAAGMVVHPGHGNYSGTLINALVHHFDNLPNNSSERPGLVHRIDKDTSGLLVIAKTEKAMTHLAKQFFDKSSEREYLALVWGNISDDEGTIEGHLARNPKNRLQMIVFPEGDHGKDAVTHYKVIERLGYVTLVSCKLETGRTHQIRVHMKYIGHTLFNDERYGGNKILKGTTFTKYKQFVENAFKILPRQALHAKTLGFEHPETGQFLKFDSELPQDMMDCIEKWRNYAKHSEQ; this is encoded by the coding sequence ATGGATATTACGGAAAATGCTGAACTATCGCAAGACGAACTTTTTGAGCACCATAGATTTACTGCATCCAAAGGGCAGGAGCCGCTTCGGGTGGATAAATTTTTAATGAACTTTATTGAAAATGCCACACGGAATAAAATACAGCAAGCAGCCAAACAAGGCCATATTTGGGTAAATAATACTATTGTAAAACAAAACTATAAAGTAAAAGCAGGAGATGATGTCAAAGTCATGTTCGAGCATCCTCCCTATGAGTTTTTATTGACTCCCGAGGACATTCCGCTGGATATTGTCTATGAGGACGAAACACTTTTGGTAGTGAACAAAGCTGCTGGAATGGTAGTACATCCCGGACATGGAAATTACTCGGGAACTTTGATCAACGCACTGGTGCACCATTTTGATAATTTACCGAACAATAGCTCAGAACGACCCGGTTTGGTGCATAGAATAGATAAAGATACCTCTGGATTGCTGGTCATCGCCAAAACGGAAAAGGCCATGACCCATTTGGCTAAACAATTTTTTGATAAAAGCAGCGAACGGGAATATTTGGCATTGGTCTGGGGCAATATTTCTGACGATGAAGGTACCATTGAAGGGCATCTTGCCAGAAACCCAAAAAATCGTTTGCAAATGATTGTGTTCCCAGAAGGCGACCATGGAAAAGATGCAGTAACACATTACAAAGTGATAGAACGATTGGGCTACGTTACTTTGGTTTCGTGCAAATTGGAAACAGGAAGAACGCATCAAATTCGGGTTCACATGAAATATATAGGGCATACTTTATTCAACGATGAGCGGTATGGTGGCAACAAGATTTTGAAAGGGACCACATTCACCAAATACAAGCAATTTGTAGAAAATGCCTTTAAAATTCTACCACGGCAGGCATTACATGCCAAAACATTGGGGTTTGAACACCCAGAAACAGGACAGTTTTTAAAATTTGATTCCGAGTTGCCCCAAGATATGATGGATTGCATCGAAAAGTGGAGAAACTATGCAAAGCATAGTGAACAATAG